Proteins from a genomic interval of uncultured Methanocorpusculum sp.:
- a CDS encoding DUF4276 family protein — protein sequence MEPLPINNISIKGWKSIKSVQVTLGKINILLGANGSGKSSFLSAFGLFDAASENRKHLQNYIEKNGGANQNFHYGTKTTDKVIIDIKIENQYQFNYVLMAGKDDNIIVKNNPDLKLFPERNNIVRSEVAEYEHLSDLKEKLNQLQTHLIIYHFQDTGDTSPLKRVSGIFQTRYLHPDGDNLAAFLCEIKNNYPKNYDSIITAIQFAFPDFKDFIFQKTGETVRLLWNDNNVEHYDFPLSAFSVGTLRFIALSTLLLQPNPPTFNFTNLKPFFEALLFSSIDTINNTLQNATPSTLSKLKTVLHTFGEPENIDTHKGPSVHLKEIYENQYQKIYHGIPIAENIGLKVIREKCPHFDSWLKKLEEYARSPR from the coding sequence ATGGAACCACTTCCAATCAATAATATATCTATCAAAGGCTGGAAATCCATCAAAAGTGTTCAGGTTACCTTAGGTAAAATCAACATTCTCTTAGGGGCAAACGGATCCGGAAAAAGCAGTTTCCTCTCTGCCTTCGGGCTTTTTGATGCCGCATCCGAAAACCGCAAACACCTTCAGAATTATATCGAAAAAAATGGAGGGGCAAATCAAAACTTCCACTATGGAACAAAAACCACAGATAAAGTAATAATCGATATCAAAATCGAAAATCAATACCAGTTTAACTATGTCCTGATGGCGGGAAAGGATGACAACATTATAGTAAAAAACAACCCTGATCTCAAATTATTCCCTGAAAGAAATAACATTGTCCGCTCTGAAGTTGCTGAATACGAACATCTATCCGATCTCAAAGAAAAACTCAATCAACTCCAAACCCACTTAATAATCTACCACTTTCAGGACACGGGAGATACATCCCCATTAAAGCGGGTCTCCGGCATATTCCAGACCAGATATCTCCATCCCGACGGAGACAATCTCGCGGCATTCCTCTGCGAAATCAAAAATAACTATCCCAAAAACTACGACAGCATCATCACTGCAATCCAATTTGCCTTCCCTGACTTCAAAGACTTTATTTTCCAGAAAACGGGAGAAACTGTCAGACTCCTCTGGAACGACAATAATGTAGAACACTATGACTTCCCCCTTTCCGCCTTCTCCGTTGGGACGTTGAGATTCATTGCTCTCTCCACCCTCCTCTTACAGCCCAACCCCCCTACATTCAACTTCACGAATTTGAAGCCCTTCTTTGAAGCCCTTCTTTTCTCCAGCATTGATACCATAAACAATACCCTCCAAAACGCTACACCATCAACATTGAGCAAACTAAAAACTGTTCTTCATACATTTGGCGAACCTGAAAACATAGACACACATAAAGGTCCATCAGTTCATCTTAAGGAAATTTACGAGAATCAATACCAGAAAATCTATCATGGAATTCCTATTGCAGAGAATATTGGACTCAAGGTAATACGAGAAAAATGTCCTCATTTTGACAGTTGGCTAAAAAAGCTCGAAGAATACGCTCGTTCTCCTCGCTGA
- a CDS encoding CDC48 family AAA ATPase, whose protein sequence is MPTISLKVDSAYPEDQGSGKARLDPASMQALDVTPGDIVRITGKSVTVAKVWRSFETDWGQDKIRIDKYTRVNAGVNPGDRVSVEKIEEQIPASSVTLIPPTEISPVFPDEDDEYLLSLINFPVSLGDIIPVKTYHPGPPVELKVSKIEPENASILTKTTELILEEEEGFACTQSITYEDIGGLKGELRRVREMIELPLRHPELFETLGIEPPKGVLLYGPPGTGKTLIAKAVANESGAHFISIAGPEIISKYYGESEQKLREIFEEAEENAPSIIFIDELDSIAPKREDVNGEVERRVVAQLLTMLDGISERGQVIVIGATNRPDAVDPALRRPGRFDREIEIGVPSDADRMEILQIHTKNMPFEGMAKLKSMRKDDTDEKALERELALYEQSRDKLLATLAALSKGFVGADLAALAREAAIRALRRQIDVANLETEKISDEILGKLEVTTADFLAASREVSPSAMREIALETADISWSDIGGCREAIRDVRESIEYPLTKKDSFERLGIKPPKGVLLFGPPGTGKTLIAKAIAHESGANFIAIKGPEMLSKWVGESEKAVRDIFKKARQVAPSIIFFDELDSLTPVRGGGDGNRATENVLNQILTEMDGIEELNDVAILAASNRPDIIDPALLRSGRFDRLVYIAEPSEADRADILSVHLRNMPIEGSVFEDTVAALSGIDDPSLQAVCAKFAGKSVTAKQLTAAAKKYEKGPSLSLRDEKQRIGAALLAQGAVLKDPVKTDLIESLAKETAGYVGSDLEGLCREAAMQALRRGASAVSEADFAEAKKRINPTMSDRVREYYQAISQKFKGGLPKEVQDLVAYQ, encoded by the coding sequence ATGCCGACAATATCACTCAAGGTCGACAGTGCCTACCCCGAAGATCAGGGAAGCGGGAAGGCACGTCTTGACCCGGCCTCCATGCAGGCGCTCGATGTTACGCCGGGCGATATCGTTAGGATCACCGGAAAATCGGTCACCGTTGCCAAAGTCTGGCGCTCCTTTGAAACCGACTGGGGCCAGGACAAGATCCGGATCGATAAATATACCCGGGTCAATGCCGGCGTCAATCCCGGAGACCGGGTAAGCGTTGAAAAGATCGAAGAACAGATCCCCGCATCATCCGTCACCCTCATCCCCCCGACCGAGATCTCCCCCGTATTCCCTGACGAAGACGACGAATACCTCCTCTCCTTAATCAACTTCCCCGTCTCGCTTGGCGATATCATCCCGGTGAAGACCTACCACCCGGGGCCGCCCGTCGAACTCAAAGTATCGAAGATCGAGCCGGAAAACGCCAGTATTCTGACGAAAACCACCGAACTCATCCTCGAAGAGGAAGAGGGATTCGCCTGCACCCAGTCGATAACCTACGAAGACATCGGCGGGCTGAAAGGCGAACTGCGCCGGGTCCGCGAAATGATCGAACTGCCGCTCCGCCATCCCGAACTCTTCGAGACGCTCGGGATCGAGCCTCCAAAGGGCGTTCTCCTCTACGGACCGCCCGGAACCGGCAAGACCCTCATTGCCAAGGCCGTGGCAAATGAAAGCGGGGCACACTTCATCTCCATCGCAGGCCCCGAGATCATCTCCAAATACTACGGAGAGTCCGAGCAGAAACTGCGCGAGATCTTCGAAGAAGCCGAAGAGAACGCCCCGTCGATCATCTTCATCGACGAACTCGACTCCATCGCCCCGAAGCGTGAAGACGTGAACGGCGAGGTCGAACGCCGCGTCGTTGCCCAGCTTCTGACCATGCTCGACGGCATTTCGGAAAGGGGTCAGGTCATCGTGATCGGCGCGACCAACCGGCCGGACGCCGTGGATCCTGCGCTCCGCAGACCCGGACGGTTCGACCGGGAGATCGAGATCGGCGTTCCAAGCGACGCGGACCGGATGGAGATCCTGCAGATCCACACCAAAAACATGCCGTTTGAAGGCATGGCGAAACTCAAATCCATGCGTAAGGACGACACGGACGAAAAAGCGCTCGAACGCGAACTGGCGCTCTACGAACAGTCCCGCGACAAACTTCTCGCAACGCTTGCCGCCCTTTCCAAAGGATTCGTCGGCGCCGATCTGGCCGCCCTTGCACGAGAAGCGGCGATCCGTGCCCTTCGCCGGCAGATCGATGTCGCCAACCTCGAGACGGAAAAGATTTCGGACGAGATCCTTGGAAAACTCGAGGTCACGACGGCCGATTTCCTCGCCGCGTCACGCGAGGTATCGCCGTCAGCGATGCGGGAGATCGCTCTTGAAACTGCCGACATCTCCTGGTCGGACATCGGCGGATGCCGTGAAGCGATCCGGGACGTGCGTGAGTCGATCGAGTATCCGCTCACGAAAAAGGATTCGTTCGAGCGGCTCGGGATCAAACCGCCCAAAGGCGTTCTGCTCTTCGGGCCTCCCGGAACCGGCAAGACGCTGATCGCCAAGGCCATAGCGCATGAAAGCGGGGCGAACTTCATCGCGATCAAAGGCCCCGAAATGCTGTCCAAATGGGTGGGCGAGTCCGAAAAGGCCGTCCGGGACATCTTCAAAAAGGCCCGGCAGGTCGCTCCGTCGATCATCTTCTTCGACGAACTCGACTCGCTGACGCCGGTACGGGGAGGCGGGGACGGGAACCGGGCGACGGAGAACGTGCTGAACCAGATCCTAACCGAAATGGACGGGATCGAGGAGCTCAACGACGTGGCGATCCTGGCGGCGTCCAATAGACCCGACATCATCGACCCGGCGCTTCTGAGAAGCGGACGCTTCGACCGGCTCGTCTATATCGCTGAACCGAGCGAAGCGGACAGAGCCGACATACTTTCGGTCCATCTGCGAAACATGCCGATCGAAGGATCGGTCTTCGAAGATACGGTGGCCGCCCTTTCGGGAATCGACGACCCCTCACTTCAAGCGGTCTGTGCAAAATTCGCCGGAAAGAGCGTGACCGCCAAACAGCTGACGGCGGCCGCAAAGAAGTACGAGAAGGGCCCTTCCCTCTCACTGCGGGATGAAAAACAGCGGATCGGTGCGGCTCTCCTAGCTCAGGGGGCCGTGCTGAAGGACCCGGTAAAAACGGATCTGATCGAAAGCCTTGCAAAAGAAACGGCAGGATATGTCGGGTCGGATCTGGAGGGACTCTGCCGCGAAGCCGCAATGCAGGCCCTTCGCCGCGGAGCGTCCGCCGTTTCGGAGGCAGACTTTGCCGAAGCAAAGAAACGGATCAACCCGACCATGAGTGATAGGGTGCGGGAGTATTACCAGGCCATCTCCCAGAAGTTCAAGGGCGGCCTCCCGAAAGAAGTGCAGGATCTCGTCGCCTATCAGTGA
- a CDS encoding mRNA surveillance protein pelota, with translation MKAEMPEPLKKDGFGEYKLMPESIDDLWHLSHLITPGNTVYAVTLRTVDGPNDKLRSEKLEKRPVKIGVKCEKVEFVPESSRLRVFGIISYGPDMGQHHTLNIEAGYEISVVRQWRQIDLARLERAVSSSVHGVVHIVAIEDGEAELYRVRQYGPERITTLTVGSGKTAELDSRQALFAELLSFLEKVTGSIVVAGPGFVKEDFVKFAKTKAQEIAERMLIADTRRCGYGAVQEAIGNGVLSRVAEDLQLAKEVSFMDEVFLRVGQNGAVAYGKNEVRQAIDYGAAETILVADSFVKNSSIEKMIEGGERLGATVVVLSTEFEPGTRLVGLGGIAALLRYRI, from the coding sequence ATGAAGGCGGAGATGCCCGAACCGCTGAAAAAAGACGGATTCGGCGAGTATAAACTCATGCCGGAGTCGATCGACGATCTCTGGCATCTTTCGCATCTGATAACGCCCGGAAACACCGTGTATGCCGTCACGCTTCGGACCGTGGACGGACCAAACGACAAACTGCGTTCGGAGAAACTCGAGAAGCGTCCGGTCAAGATCGGCGTGAAGTGCGAGAAGGTGGAGTTCGTCCCGGAATCGTCAAGACTTCGGGTCTTCGGCATCATCAGTTACGGGCCGGACATGGGCCAGCATCACACGCTCAATATCGAGGCCGGCTACGAGATAAGCGTGGTCCGGCAGTGGCGGCAGATCGACCTTGCCCGTCTGGAACGTGCGGTCTCCTCCTCGGTCCACGGCGTGGTCCACATCGTGGCGATCGAGGACGGGGAAGCCGAACTCTACCGGGTCAGGCAGTACGGACCCGAGCGGATTACGACCCTCACGGTCGGCAGCGGAAAAACCGCCGAGCTCGACTCAAGGCAGGCGCTTTTTGCCGAACTGCTGTCGTTTCTTGAGAAAGTCACCGGCTCGATCGTGGTCGCCGGCCCCGGATTCGTGAAAGAGGACTTCGTCAAGTTCGCAAAAACCAAGGCGCAGGAGATCGCCGAACGAATGCTCATCGCCGATACACGGCGGTGCGGCTACGGGGCGGTCCAGGAGGCTATTGGAAACGGCGTCTTATCCAGGGTCGCCGAGGATCTCCAGCTCGCAAAAGAGGTCTCGTTCATGGACGAGGTGTTTCTGAGAGTCGGGCAGAACGGGGCCGTCGCCTACGGGAAAAACGAGGTTCGCCAGGCGATCGATTACGGAGCCGCCGAGACGATCCTCGTCGCCGACTCGTTTGTAAAAAACTCAAGTATCGAAAAAATGATCGAGGGGGGCGAAAGGCTCGGTGCGACCGTCGTTGTCCTCTCGACCGAGTTCGAACCGGGAACCCGGCTCGTTGGTCTCGGTGGGATCGCCGCTCTGCTGCGTTACCGGATCTGA
- the rqcH gene encoding ribosome rescue protein RqcH, which produces MATIQGMSGADVKAMTAELAALLPLWIGKIYQYDNTSFGFRLNGEEKARHLLYVVRGIRAHLVSELPPAPKNPSGFSMYLRKYIEGGKVLNIEQKAIERVIIITIGKGPSEYKLIIELFDEGNLILTDEKFTIINALAQRRFRDREIVGGAEYSIEAVWPERLTFEEFKEKITADENDIVRALATKLQLGGIPSEEICHLSGVSKSMPCKFATDAQLLPVYEAMKSWIARLTEGRDPVIDAKGAFPFPSLVREPKEHFATFSQALEAFYPKPFAEKVIEQKIKLSKEERIRKQQEATVVNFDKKIAEATEISEIIYSHYGEVQETIDVLAAASQKLSWQDIAAVIKKSDLPAAKRIISVDPKNASVVIDLQEKHKVTIFVHESLEANVGRYFAVVKKFRAKKAGALRAMEAGIVHAEKKKAAGPGRLKPKWYHRFRWMETSDGVLVIGGRNADQNEELVKKYMEGKDTFLHADVFGASAVIVKGATERMDQAVQFAASYSRAWAGGGASVDVIAASPSQVSKTPESGEYVAHGSFVIRGERKIYKDVPLEIAIGVRTEPVLAVIGGTPSAIEPLTSHSVRLVPGTFEGNDVAKKVLRKLKEAVPESEQKALKAILNTEGVAAFVPPGGSDLKEPAQGADRE; this is translated from the coding sequence ATGGCGACGATACAAGGGATGAGCGGAGCGGACGTAAAAGCGATGACAGCGGAGCTTGCCGCGCTTTTGCCGCTCTGGATCGGGAAAATATATCAGTACGACAATACTTCGTTTGGGTTCCGCTTAAACGGCGAGGAGAAGGCACGCCATCTTCTGTATGTGGTGAGGGGCATTCGGGCGCATCTCGTCTCCGAACTGCCGCCGGCGCCGAAAAACCCGTCCGGATTCTCGATGTATCTTCGAAAATACATCGAGGGGGGCAAGGTCCTCAATATCGAGCAGAAGGCGATCGAGCGGGTCATCATCATCACGATCGGCAAAGGGCCGTCGGAGTATAAGCTGATCATCGAACTCTTCGATGAAGGAAATCTGATCTTAACCGACGAGAAGTTCACGATCATCAATGCCCTTGCCCAGCGGCGGTTCAGGGACCGTGAGATCGTCGGCGGCGCAGAGTATTCTATCGAGGCCGTCTGGCCCGAGAGGCTGACGTTCGAGGAGTTCAAGGAGAAGATCACCGCCGACGAGAACGATATCGTGCGGGCTCTCGCAACAAAACTCCAGCTTGGCGGCATCCCCTCTGAAGAGATCTGCCATCTCTCCGGCGTCTCGAAGTCGATGCCCTGTAAATTCGCGACCGATGCCCAGCTTCTCCCGGTCTATGAAGCGATGAAGTCATGGATCGCCCGGCTGACCGAAGGACGCGATCCGGTGATCGACGCGAAAGGGGCGTTCCCGTTCCCCTCACTTGTCCGTGAGCCGAAAGAACACTTCGCCACCTTCTCGCAGGCACTCGAAGCGTTCTATCCAAAACCGTTTGCCGAGAAGGTCATCGAGCAGAAGATCAAACTCTCCAAAGAGGAGCGGATTAGAAAACAGCAGGAAGCTACGGTCGTCAACTTCGACAAAAAGATCGCCGAGGCAACGGAGATCTCGGAGATCATCTACTCGCATTACGGCGAGGTCCAGGAGACGATCGACGTTCTTGCGGCCGCAAGTCAGAAACTTTCCTGGCAGGATATCGCGGCCGTGATCAAAAAGAGCGACCTTCCCGCCGCAAAACGGATCATCTCGGTGGATCCGAAGAATGCGTCGGTCGTTATCGACCTGCAGGAAAAGCACAAGGTCACGATCTTCGTGCACGAGAGTCTGGAAGCAAACGTCGGCAGATACTTCGCCGTCGTGAAAAAGTTCCGGGCGAAGAAGGCGGGAGCACTTCGGGCGATGGAGGCCGGCATCGTGCATGCCGAAAAGAAGAAGGCGGCCGGACCCGGGCGGCTGAAGCCGAAATGGTATCACCGTTTCCGGTGGATGGAGACGTCCGACGGCGTTCTCGTGATCGGCGGCCGAAATGCCGACCAGAACGAAGAACTCGTCAAGAAGTATATGGAAGGCAAAGACACCTTCCTCCACGCCGACGTCTTCGGAGCGTCCGCGGTGATCGTCAAAGGCGCAACCGAACGCATGGATCAGGCGGTCCAGTTTGCGGCGTCCTACTCGCGGGCCTGGGCCGGAGGCGGGGCATCCGTCGATGTGATCGCGGCCTCCCCAAGCCAAGTGAGCAAAACGCCCGAATCGGGAGAGTATGTGGCGCATGGTTCGTTCGTCATTCGAGGCGAGAGAAAGATCTACAAAGACGTTCCGCTCGAGATCGCGATCGGGGTCAGGACCGAACCGGTCCTTGCCGTCATCGGCGGAACGCCTTCCGCGATCGAGCCGCTGACCTCTCACTCGGTGCGCCTCGTTCCCGGAACGTTTGAAGGGAACGATGTGGCAAAGAAGGTGCTTCGAAAACTCAAAGAGGCGGTGCCCGAAAGCGAGCAGAAAGCGCTCAAGGCGATCCTGAATACAGAGGGCGTGGCCGCGTTCGTGCCGCCGGGCGGATCCGATCTCAAGGAGCCGGCCCAGGGAGCTGACCGCGAATGA